The genomic window CTACAGAGAAATGGAAATGCTAAAGGACTACCTTGATACTTCAAGACCAGTAGTTCAACTCCATTGGGGTGGTGGCACTCCAAACTTTTTAAGCAACGAGGAGATAAGAGAGTTTTTTGGAAAAATAAGAGAGATCTTTAATATTTCACCGGATGCGGAGATAAGTGTAGAAATAGACCCCAGATATCTCTCGGAAGGTCAATTGGAAACCCTCAGAGAGGTAGGCTTTAATCGTGTAAGTATGGGACTTCAGGACCTTGACCCAGAGGTTCAAAGAGCTATAAACCGCATACAACCCTACGAACTTATGCAGAGGGTTATGAAAGACCTAAGAAGTTTGGGCTTTAAGAGCATAAACATAGACCTCATATATGGACTGCCTTACCAAACACCAGAAAAGTTTAGAAAGACCCTGCTTCAAACCATAGAGCTTGACCCAGACAGGACAGCGGTCTTCAACTTCGCCTACGTGCCTTGGCTTAAGCCTTTGCAAAGAAAAATAGACCCCTCCACACTGCCACCACCAGAGGACAAGCTCACCATATTGGAGATGACCATAGACCTTTTCCAAAAGGCAGGTTATGTCTTTATAGGTATGGACCACTTTGCTAAACCCGAAGACGAGCTGGCTCAAGCCCAAAGAGATGGGACTCTTTGGAGGAACTTTCAAGGCTACACTACCAAGAAAGGTGTAGACCTAATAGGCATAGGTGCAACCTCTATAGGCATGCTCCATGAGGGATATTTCCAGAACTACAAGACCATAAGAGATTACTACCTTGCCCTTGACTCAGGAAAACTACCC from Hydrogenobacter sp. T-8 includes these protein-coding regions:
- the hemN gene encoding oxygen-independent coproporphyrinogen III oxidase; protein product: MKTIFNENLIKKYDRPGPRYTSYPPATEFHEGVREEDYKRMLLQSNLSKRPLSLYFHIPFCESACWFCGCNVIISHRKDVTKRYLDYVYREMEMLKDYLDTSRPVVQLHWGGGTPNFLSNEEIREFFGKIREIFNISPDAEISVEIDPRYLSEGQLETLREVGFNRVSMGLQDLDPEVQRAINRIQPYELMQRVMKDLRSLGFKSINIDLIYGLPYQTPEKFRKTLLQTIELDPDRTAVFNFAYVPWLKPLQRKIDPSTLPPPEDKLTILEMTIDLFQKAGYVFIGMDHFAKPEDELAQAQRDGTLWRNFQGYTTKKGVDLIGIGATSIGMLHEGYFQNYKTIRDYYLALDSGKLPIMRGYILTEEDFIRREVIMELMCNFRCDFEKIDQSFGIRFEEHFSSELEELMDMERDGLLKIEDRSIKVLPEGRLLIRNIAMVFDQYIKTKKEQRFSRTI